TCGCACGTGATCCTGATAATGGATCAACGGCATTTCGCTATGATCAGAAAGGGTCTATCGGCACCTTTTACTGGGTCGATCAGGGGATCGGTTATGCCTTAAGTGGCGAATTTGATCGGGATCTTCTGGAAAGTGCTGCGCGCAGCATCTACGCGCAGCTGCCGACCTGAAACCTTACTGATCGCCGACATCTTTCGGGAACGGGCGGCGTTCCGGACCGTCATAATTCCAGATCAGGCGACGCGGAATTGGCCCCTTGTTGCGCCCCCCCTGATTGGTTTGCTCCCACGCGTGGGCCAGTATCCCAACCGAACGGGACAAACAGAACAAGCCCCGTGCAAGAGGTGCTGCAAATCCAAGCTCGGCATATATCACCGCCGTCGCACCGTCGATATTCATCGGGATGCGTTTGCCTTTGCGTTGCAGAAGGGTTTCCTCGATCTGACTGGCGATCTGTCCAAAGCGCCCGGAAACGATGCCCTCCGCAGCCGCCTTTTCAACAAGCGACAATAAACGCGGGGCACGCGGATCAAGCGGATGGAAACGATGCCCAAATCCCGGAATATGTTTGCCATGTTCGGCAATCTGATGATCCAGACCAGCAGCTGTCGCATCGGCCAGGCTTGCGCCGCTATCCATGCGCGCGGCAATATCGTGGTAAAGTCCGACAGCCTGTTCGCCCGCCCCACCATGAACATCACCCAGAACATTTACAGCACTGGCCATCGCGTTATTCAACCCGACCCCGCAGGTCGCAGCCATTCGCGCGATTGCGATACTCGGTGCCTGCGGGCCGTGATCGACTGCCGCGACAAGCGCGGCCTCAAGCAAGGCTGCCTGTCCCTTTGATGGTAACTCACCGCGCGTCATCAACCAAATCATACCGGGGAAACTGATATTGCCGATCAGGTCCTCAATGGGGTAACCGCTGAAATGGATTTTCCCCGGTTCCATATCGATGATGGATGTTTTCCACCA
The Thalassospira xiamenensis M-5 = DSM 17429 DNA segment above includes these coding regions:
- a CDS encoding citryl-CoA lyase, with amino-acid sequence MSDKTAEDIENEVSDWWKTSIIDMEPGKIHFSGYPIEDLIGNISFPGMIWLMTRGELPSKGQAALLEAALVAAVDHGPQAPSIAIARMAATCGVGLNNAMASAVNVLGDVHGGAGEQAVGLYHDIAARMDSGASLADATAAGLDHQIAEHGKHIPGFGHRFHPLDPRAPRLLSLVEKAAAEGIVSGRFGQIASQIEETLLQRKGKRIPMNIDGATAVIYAELGFAAPLARGLFCLSRSVGILAHAWEQTNQGGRNKGPIPRRLIWNYDGPERRPFPKDVGDQ